From a region of the Burkholderia lata genome:
- a CDS encoding M24 family metallopeptidase, whose amino-acid sequence MADHHPLPEVHLDELPQFRAVQQLAYRCVETVGAMLYPGITEKEAARLLTEWLQDNGVHDWLHKPFAWFGDRTAFEGFSGLKHMGGFNLAFFPSNRQLETDMPVILDVAPVLDGIVADVGYAHCLGHNPILEQLQDDLMDHRDMIVRLVKERRSMAEVAQEVDALCRRQGVEPRHKAYPFKVLAHRVAKIHKLSKPRFVARFGLNATRNLLLDQGRAAKQQGWSPLWSIDRRSEHAPVPGLWAVEPHLGFAGVGAKFEELLVITEDDAYWLDEDLPHVRRWQRRQAERTQAIATVPAAA is encoded by the coding sequence ATGGCCGATCACCATCCGCTGCCGGAAGTCCACCTCGACGAGCTGCCGCAATTCCGCGCGGTCCAGCAACTCGCGTACCGCTGCGTCGAAACCGTCGGCGCGATGCTCTACCCCGGCATCACCGAAAAGGAGGCCGCGCGCCTGCTGACCGAATGGCTGCAGGACAACGGCGTGCACGACTGGCTGCACAAGCCGTTCGCGTGGTTCGGCGACCGCACCGCGTTCGAAGGCTTTTCGGGCCTCAAGCACATGGGCGGCTTCAATCTCGCGTTCTTCCCGAGCAACCGCCAGCTCGAGACCGACATGCCGGTGATCCTCGACGTCGCGCCGGTACTCGACGGCATCGTGGCCGACGTCGGCTACGCGCACTGCCTCGGCCACAACCCGATCCTCGAACAGCTGCAGGACGACCTGATGGACCACCGCGACATGATCGTGCGGCTCGTGAAGGAGCGCCGGTCGATGGCCGAAGTCGCGCAGGAAGTCGACGCGCTGTGCCGCCGCCAGGGCGTCGAGCCGCGCCACAAGGCCTATCCGTTCAAGGTGCTCGCGCATCGCGTCGCGAAGATCCACAAGCTGTCGAAGCCGCGCTTCGTCGCGCGCTTCGGGCTGAACGCAACACGCAACCTGCTGCTCGACCAGGGCCGCGCGGCGAAACAGCAGGGCTGGTCGCCACTGTGGTCGATCGACCGCCGCTCCGAGCATGCGCCGGTGCCGGGCCTCTGGGCCGTCGAGCCGCATCTCGGCTTCGCCGGCGTCGGCGCGAAATTCGAAGAGCTGCTGGTCATCACCGAAGACGACGCGTACTGGCTCGACGAAGACCTGCCGCACGTGCGCCGCTGGCAGCGCCGCCAGGCCGAGCGCACGCAGGCCATTGCGACCGTGCCGGCCGCCGCCTGA
- a CDS encoding slipin family protein, which translates to MIGYTFGFSSVLIVFVVVLVASSIRIFREYERGVVFMLGRFWKVKGPGLVLIIPIVQQVVRIDLRTVVFDVPAQDVITRDNVSVKVNAVVYFRVVDPEKAVIQVARFFEATSQLAQTTLRAVLGKHELDALLAEREQLNADIQKTLDAQTDAWGIKVSTVEIKHVDLNETMIRAIARQAEAERERRAKVIHAEGELQASEKLLQAAQRLALQPQAMQLRYLQTLTTIAADKNSTIVFPLPVDLLGALLERLGGKREG; encoded by the coding sequence ATGATCGGCTACACGTTCGGCTTCAGCAGCGTCCTGATCGTCTTCGTCGTCGTGCTCGTCGCGTCGTCGATCCGCATCTTCCGCGAGTACGAGCGCGGTGTCGTGTTCATGCTCGGCCGCTTCTGGAAGGTGAAGGGGCCGGGGCTCGTGCTGATCATCCCGATCGTCCAGCAGGTCGTGCGGATCGACCTGCGCACCGTCGTGTTCGACGTGCCCGCGCAGGACGTGATCACGCGCGACAACGTGTCGGTGAAGGTCAATGCGGTCGTGTATTTCCGCGTGGTCGATCCGGAGAAGGCCGTGATCCAGGTCGCGCGCTTCTTCGAGGCGACGAGCCAGCTCGCGCAGACGACGCTGCGCGCGGTGCTCGGCAAGCACGAACTCGATGCGCTGCTCGCCGAGCGCGAACAGCTGAACGCCGACATCCAGAAGACGCTCGACGCGCAGACCGATGCGTGGGGGATCAAGGTGTCGACGGTCGAGATCAAGCACGTCGACCTGAACGAGACGATGATCCGCGCGATCGCGCGGCAGGCCGAGGCCGAACGCGAGCGGCGCGCGAAGGTGATTCATGCGGAAGGCGAACTGCAGGCGTCGGAGAAACTGCTGCAGGCCGCGCAACGGCTCGCGCTGCAGCCGCAGGCGATGCAGCTGCGCTACCTGCAGACGCTGACGACGATCGCGGCGGACAAGAACTCGACGATCGTGTTTCCGCTGCCGGTCGATCTGCTGGGGGCGTTGCTGGAGCGGTTGGGGGGGAAGCGGGAGGGGTGA
- a CDS encoding SDR family oxidoreductase: MQPLSDEAPLALFESVHSETAVASGDLTLAVKTWGDPARSPVVLVHGYPDDSSVWQHVAPLLARKHYVIAYDVRGAGLSGVPKRTADYHLAKLTDDFVAVIDALCPGRAVHLIAHDWGSIQGWEFVTDPRLAGRIASYTSCSGPCLDHVGFWLRERVLRPTPASLAKLGGQLVRSWYVYLFHLPFIPELGWRLWLGRAWPRLLRRLEKTPATPRPTQADDGARGVRLYRANFIRCLFAPRERYAHAPVQTIVPLGDKYVSPALSENLSRWVPQYYRREVAAGHWLPLADPARFADLAGQLIDAVESGNEPPALANARRRATSGRFSGKVAVVTGAGSGIGRCAALAFAREGATIVACDIDLASAERTALLIGLTGAQAHAKRVDVGSADEMEALATWVGSALGGADVVINNAGIGMAGGILDTSTRHWERILHVNLWGVIHGSRLFAQQMAARGTGGHIVNTASAAAFGPSRDLPAYATTKAAVLMLSECMRAELAEQGIGVTAVCPGFAETGIMASTQYAGANAQDEARLRKRATKLYQMRGLKPETVAQAMVDGVLRNRPVVAVGGEAHAMRFVGRFMPWLGRMIARVSMASH; this comes from the coding sequence ATGCAGCCTCTTTCCGACGAAGCGCCGCTGGCCCTGTTCGAATCGGTTCATAGCGAAACGGCAGTCGCCTCCGGCGACCTGACGCTCGCGGTCAAGACCTGGGGTGACCCGGCCCGCTCGCCGGTCGTGCTGGTGCACGGTTATCCCGACGACAGCAGCGTCTGGCAGCACGTCGCGCCGCTGCTCGCGCGCAAGCACTACGTGATCGCGTACGACGTGCGCGGTGCGGGCCTGTCCGGCGTGCCGAAGCGCACGGCCGACTACCACCTCGCGAAGCTGACCGACGACTTCGTCGCGGTGATCGACGCCCTCTGCCCCGGCCGCGCCGTGCACCTGATCGCCCACGACTGGGGCTCGATCCAGGGCTGGGAATTCGTCACCGACCCGCGCCTCGCCGGCCGCATCGCGTCGTACACGTCGTGTTCCGGGCCGTGCCTCGACCACGTCGGCTTCTGGCTGCGCGAACGCGTGCTGCGCCCGACGCCCGCATCGCTCGCGAAGCTCGGCGGCCAGCTCGTGCGGTCGTGGTACGTGTACCTGTTCCACCTGCCGTTCATCCCCGAGCTCGGCTGGCGGCTGTGGCTCGGCCGCGCGTGGCCGCGCCTGCTGCGCCGGCTCGAGAAAACGCCCGCCACGCCGCGCCCGACCCAGGCCGACGACGGCGCGCGCGGCGTGCGCCTCTATCGCGCGAACTTCATCCGCTGCCTGTTCGCCCCGCGCGAACGCTACGCGCATGCGCCGGTGCAGACGATCGTGCCGCTCGGCGACAAATACGTGAGCCCCGCGCTGTCCGAGAACCTGTCGCGATGGGTGCCGCAGTACTACCGCCGCGAGGTCGCGGCCGGCCACTGGCTGCCGCTCGCCGATCCTGCGCGCTTCGCGGATCTCGCCGGGCAACTGATCGATGCGGTCGAATCGGGCAACGAACCGCCCGCGCTTGCAAACGCGCGCCGCCGCGCTACGAGCGGCCGTTTCAGCGGCAAGGTCGCGGTCGTGACCGGCGCGGGCAGCGGCATCGGCCGCTGCGCGGCGCTCGCGTTCGCCCGCGAAGGCGCGACGATCGTCGCGTGCGACATCGATCTCGCGAGCGCCGAACGCACCGCGCTGCTGATCGGATTGACCGGCGCTCAAGCGCACGCAAAGCGCGTTGACGTCGGGTCCGCCGATGAAATGGAAGCGCTGGCAACGTGGGTCGGCAGCGCACTCGGCGGCGCGGACGTCGTGATCAACAACGCGGGCATCGGCATGGCCGGCGGCATCCTCGACACGAGCACGCGGCACTGGGAGCGCATCCTGCACGTGAACCTGTGGGGCGTGATCCACGGCTCGCGGCTGTTCGCGCAGCAGATGGCCGCGCGCGGCACCGGCGGCCACATCGTCAACACCGCATCGGCCGCCGCGTTCGGGCCGTCGCGCGACCTGCCCGCGTATGCGACGACGAAGGCCGCCGTGCTGATGCTCAGCGAATGCATGCGCGCGGAACTCGCGGAGCAAGGCATCGGCGTGACGGCCGTGTGCCCCGGCTTCGCGGAGACCGGAATCATGGCGTCGACGCAATACGCGGGCGCCAATGCACAGGACGAAGCGCGGCTGCGCAAGCGCGCGACGAAGCTGTACCAGATGCGCGGCCTGAAACCCGAAACCGTCGCACAGGCGATGGTCGACGGCGTGCTGCGCAACCGCCCCGTCGTCGCGGTCGGCGGCGAGGCGCACGCGATGCGCTTCGTCGGCCGTTTCATGCCGTGGCTCGGCCGGATGATCGCCCGCGTCAGCATGGCATCGCATTGA
- a CDS encoding metal-dependent hydrolase: MTDTVDYHKIKARHVKFDFSDTPITWVPNDPGSTHIINTLNLLFPEGELWFCRVYNKALPLITDARLRDEAEGFLRQEAVHSRSHGGVLKHYYDRHGIDTKPFTQKLNRLFTRVLGEQPLGLKIGHTRFWLRQQLAVIASLEHFFGYLGNWVLNAHGLDEGKADPTMVDLLRWHGAEEVEHRTVAFDIYRHLGGTYPERCVHMAFVILLLLYYITTGAKFMYRRDPAAGRYPGFVLAWWQGSRRGHLPSFWKVIGAALRYFKPSYTPHHEGSTEQALAYLARSPAAQAAAHGGNWGTTKGA; this comes from the coding sequence ATGACCGATACCGTCGACTATCACAAGATCAAGGCCCGGCACGTGAAGTTCGACTTCAGCGACACGCCGATTACGTGGGTGCCGAACGACCCGGGCAGCACGCACATCATCAACACGCTGAACCTGCTGTTCCCGGAAGGCGAGCTGTGGTTCTGCCGCGTGTACAACAAGGCGCTACCGCTGATCACCGATGCGCGCCTGCGCGACGAAGCCGAAGGCTTCCTGCGCCAGGAAGCCGTGCATTCGCGTTCGCACGGCGGCGTGCTCAAGCACTACTACGACCGGCACGGGATCGACACGAAGCCGTTCACGCAGAAGCTCAACCGCCTCTTCACGCGCGTGCTCGGCGAGCAGCCGCTCGGGCTGAAGATCGGCCACACGCGTTTCTGGCTGCGCCAGCAGCTCGCGGTGATCGCGTCGCTCGAGCATTTCTTCGGCTATCTCGGCAACTGGGTGCTCAACGCGCACGGGCTCGACGAAGGAAAGGCCGACCCGACGATGGTCGACCTGCTGCGCTGGCACGGCGCGGAGGAAGTCGAGCACCGCACGGTCGCGTTCGACATCTACCGGCACCTGGGCGGCACCTATCCGGAACGCTGCGTGCACATGGCGTTCGTGATCCTGCTGCTGCTCTACTACATCACGACGGGCGCGAAGTTCATGTACCGGCGCGACCCGGCCGCCGGCCGCTACCCGGGTTTCGTGCTCGCGTGGTGGCAAGGCTCGCGGCGCGGGCACCTGCCGTCGTTCTGGAAGGTGATCGGCGCGGCGCTACGCTATTTCAAGCCGAGCTATACGCCGCACCACGAAGGCTCGACCGAACAGGCACTCGCCTACCTCGCCCGCTCGCCGGCCGCGCAGGCGGCCGCGCACGGCGGCAACTGGGGCACGACGAAGGGTGCCTGA
- a CDS encoding NfeD family protein: MHFHRHGPPPAPATPGGHPRHPLSARVARAALFAALLVVCAAVAAPSPAEAPAAARPVVVIPINGAIGPASADFIVRSLDRAARQHAPLAILQLDTPGGLDTSMRQIIKAILGSPVPVAAFVAPGGARAASAGTYIVYASHFAAMAPGTNLGAASPVQFGIGGAAPPGGNPAAPHAPAGTSGASGASDAAATQAALPTDTQSTEIRKAMQDASAYIRGLAQLRGRNAEWGERAVREAVSLSANEARTQHVVDLIAQDPADLARQLDGHTVTTTAGTVRLATAHAPLVVLEPDWRSRFLAIIADPNVALILLTIGIYGLFFEFANPGFVLPGVVGTICLLVGLFAMQLLPISYAGLGLVLLGLGCLVAEAFLPTFGVLGFGGIVSFTIGALMLIDTDVPGYGIPWPVIASLALGGGLLVAGVSSVALRARRRPVVTGAEAMVGSIGEVLDDGLLADQPHGAAGTAPSAAGWARVRGERWRVASSAPLAAGCRVRVTGRHGLLLTVAPLYDVPGQEHHQEQHQGEPS; this comes from the coding sequence ATGCACTTTCATCGTCATGGGCCGCCGCCGGCGCCTGCCACGCCCGGCGGCCACCCTCGTCACCCGCTGTCCGCGCGGGTCGCGCGCGCCGCGCTGTTCGCGGCGCTGCTCGTCGTGTGTGCGGCGGTCGCCGCGCCATCGCCAGCCGAGGCACCCGCCGCCGCCCGCCCGGTGGTCGTGATCCCGATCAACGGCGCGATCGGCCCGGCCAGTGCCGATTTCATTGTCCGCTCGCTCGACCGCGCGGCCCGCCAGCACGCGCCGCTCGCGATCCTGCAGCTCGACACGCCCGGCGGCCTCGACACGTCGATGCGGCAGATCATCAAGGCCATCCTCGGCTCGCCGGTGCCGGTCGCCGCGTTCGTCGCGCCGGGCGGCGCGCGGGCCGCGAGCGCGGGCACCTACATCGTCTATGCCAGCCACTTCGCGGCGATGGCGCCCGGCACCAATCTCGGCGCGGCGTCGCCCGTACAGTTCGGCATCGGCGGCGCCGCGCCGCCGGGCGGAAATCCCGCGGCGCCGCACGCGCCGGCCGGCACCTCGGGGGCGTCTGGGGCGTCCGATGCGGCCGCCACGCAGGCCGCGCTGCCGACCGATACGCAATCGACCGAGATCCGCAAGGCGATGCAGGATGCCTCCGCGTATATCCGCGGCCTCGCGCAGTTGCGCGGGCGCAATGCCGAATGGGGCGAGCGCGCGGTGCGCGAGGCCGTGAGTTTGTCGGCGAACGAGGCGCGTACGCAGCATGTGGTCGACCTGATCGCGCAGGACCCGGCCGACCTGGCTCGCCAGCTCGACGGCCACACCGTGACGACCACCGCCGGCACGGTACGGCTCGCGACCGCCCATGCGCCGCTCGTCGTGCTCGAGCCTGACTGGCGCAGCCGCTTCCTGGCGATCATCGCCGACCCGAACGTCGCGCTGATCCTGTTGACGATCGGCATCTACGGCCTGTTCTTCGAGTTCGCGAACCCCGGCTTCGTGCTGCCGGGCGTCGTCGGCACGATCTGCCTGCTGGTCGGGCTGTTCGCGATGCAGTTGCTGCCGATCAGCTATGCGGGCCTCGGCCTCGTGCTGCTCGGTCTCGGCTGCCTGGTCGCCGAGGCGTTCCTGCCGACCTTCGGCGTGCTCGGGTTCGGCGGAATCGTGTCGTTCACGATCGGCGCGCTGATGCTGATCGACACCGACGTGCCCGGCTACGGGATTCCGTGGCCCGTGATCGCGAGCCTCGCGCTCGGCGGCGGGCTGCTCGTCGCGGGCGTGTCGAGCGTCGCGCTGCGCGCGCGGCGCCGCCCGGTCGTGACGGGCGCCGAGGCAATGGTCGGCAGCATCGGCGAAGTGCTCGACGACGGCCTGCTGGCCGACCAGCCGCACGGTGCGGCCGGCACCGCGCCGTCCGCCGCCGGCTGGGCGCGCGTGCGCGGCGAGCGCTGGCGCGTGGCCAGCAGCGCGCCGCTTGCCGCCGGCTGCCGCGTGCGTGTCACCGGCCGCCACGGGCTGCTGCTCACGGTCGCCCCGCTCTACGACGTGCCGGGGCAGGAACACCATCAAGAACAACACCAGGGAGAACCTTCATGA
- a CDS encoding DUF2917 domain-containing protein, with the protein MDQASRLVVCPDRCRTDAIALPRVVMQFTVAPRKTLTWCAQNDAEIRVHDATLWVTRLGSVDDYWIRTGDVLRVQRGDRIWMSTDDDRPAEASITTAYAMKRGAWLEHALARMRSLLRGRCRSRSRSRT; encoded by the coding sequence ATGGACCAAGCAAGCCGGCTGGTTGTCTGCCCCGATCGGTGCCGCACCGATGCGATCGCATTGCCGCGGGTCGTGATGCAATTCACGGTCGCGCCGCGCAAAACGCTGACATGGTGCGCGCAAAACGACGCCGAGATCCGTGTGCACGACGCGACGCTGTGGGTCACGCGGCTGGGCAGCGTCGACGATTACTGGATACGAACCGGCGACGTGCTGCGCGTGCAGCGCGGCGATCGCATCTGGATGAGCACCGACGACGACCGTCCGGCCGAAGCATCGATCACGACCGCATACGCAATGAAACGCGGCGCGTGGCTGGAGCATGCGCTCGCGCGAATGCGCAGCTTGCTGCGCGGGCGATGTCGAAGTCGAAGCCGAAGTCGCACATGA
- a CDS encoding DUF2917 domain-containing protein: protein MDQASPLFDRPDRRRAGTIALPTVVIRFAVAPRTTLTWRAPQDAELRTHGAALWVTRPPCVDDYWVQPGDVLRIARGERIWLGTDADRSTEATLTTAFVRRGERFRRTLAQVQRLLFGAGRTSG, encoded by the coding sequence ATGGACCAGGCAAGCCCGCTGTTTGACCGTCCCGATCGGCGCCGTGCCGGCACGATCGCGTTACCGACTGTCGTGATCCGTTTCGCGGTCGCGCCGCGCACGACGCTGACGTGGCGCGCGCCGCAGGACGCGGAGCTCCGCACGCATGGCGCGGCGCTGTGGGTCACGCGCCCGCCGTGCGTCGACGACTACTGGGTGCAGCCCGGCGACGTGCTGCGCATCGCACGTGGCGAGCGCATCTGGCTCGGCACCGATGCGGACCGGTCGACCGAAGCGACGCTCACGACCGCATTCGTGCGTCGCGGCGAGCGCTTCAGGCGCACGCTCGCGCAAGTGCAACGTTTGCTCTTCGGGGCAGGGAGAACGAGCGGATAA